In one Leptogranulimonas caecicola genomic region, the following are encoded:
- a CDS encoding universal stress protein: MENFKDLEYQKVFVCLDGTEQQRHVLKRAAIVAANNHAELVIGHVVDVTPFESFEPAKAEQALEAKESEFRASISDALKRIGESDQIPSVEVVIERGRIRETLKDKMLDAIEPDMVVCGARGLSSIKYALLGSISTFLLRNCDCDILVVK; the protein is encoded by the coding sequence ATGGAGAACTTTAAGGATCTGGAGTACCAAAAAGTGTTCGTGTGCCTGGACGGTACCGAGCAGCAACGCCACGTGCTCAAGCGCGCCGCCATCGTCGCCGCCAACAACCATGCCGAGCTGGTCATTGGCCACGTGGTGGACGTCACCCCCTTCGAAAGCTTCGAGCCCGCCAAGGCCGAACAGGCTCTCGAGGCCAAGGAATCGGAGTTTCGTGCCTCCATCTCCGATGCCTTGAAGCGCATTGGCGAGAGCGACCAGATCCCCTCGGTGGAGGTGGTCATCGAGCGCGGCCGCATCCGCGAGACCCTCAAGGACAAGATGCTCGACGCCATCGAGCCCGACATGGTGGTCTGCGGCGCAAGAGGCCTCTCTTCCATCAAGTACGCCCTTTTGGGCTCCATCTCCACCTTCCTGCTGCGCAATTGCGACTGCGACATCCTGGTGGTCAAGTAA
- a CDS encoding coiled-coil domain-containing protein, with protein sequence MNALTLRMRAAIVVLCAALALMAMPVPALADGGEQEGDLSELQIKIEESGKAYDEACAKVESLNEEAAQNQARIDEVSTQLPAQRQKASAAIAASYKMSQNQPGLMGLILSSENFDDFLATITYLNAVQGHNLDQVDRLNDLQDELESNQAELAQRQAEAEAQKQAAQTALDEAKAAREEAQRQAEEQAAREAAEAAAALQAEADAQAAAQAAPVSQAAVPSAPSSVDWSSDKSSFVAQWAPRIDAYLAGSPPGGPRHHLCLRRLGLRRGSPLVPRHLQHREFQGRRVLPPLQCLGLGQRQLVQLGGGHSRPRGRLGPRLRLHHLLGGRQEVLPAQRRPLVQRHPGRDELHLARAPFGLHLQPTPGAACVSQPPATHASRTSQATCSFQAAPPRAEGLLSFGAEATGLDGLAGWAARLVIVRSLSIHIGRDGGVSRQLTGKLSRKWQSWHKKLLG encoded by the coding sequence ATGAACGCACTGACCCTTCGTATGCGCGCCGCCATTGTGGTGCTGTGCGCCGCGCTTGCCCTGATGGCAATGCCGGTGCCCGCCTTGGCAGACGGTGGCGAGCAGGAAGGCGACTTGTCGGAGCTCCAGATCAAGATCGAAGAGTCTGGGAAAGCTTACGACGAGGCTTGTGCCAAGGTAGAGAGCCTTAATGAAGAGGCTGCTCAAAATCAAGCCCGCATTGACGAGGTTTCTACACAGCTTCCGGCCCAGCGCCAAAAGGCCTCGGCCGCCATCGCCGCCAGTTACAAAATGAGCCAAAACCAGCCAGGCCTTATGGGCCTCATCCTCTCATCGGAGAACTTCGATGACTTTTTGGCCACCATCACCTATCTCAACGCCGTTCAGGGCCATAACCTTGACCAGGTGGACCGCCTGAACGACCTCCAGGACGAGCTGGAATCCAACCAGGCAGAGCTGGCCCAGCGCCAGGCGGAGGCCGAGGCCCAGAAACAGGCAGCCCAAACCGCTCTGGACGAGGCCAAGGCCGCCCGCGAAGAGGCCCAGCGCCAGGCGGAGGAGCAGGCTGCCCGCGAAGCCGCCGAGGCTGCCGCCGCCCTCCAAGCCGAAGCTGACGCCCAAGCCGCTGCACAGGCCGCGCCCGTCTCCCAAGCTGCCGTACCCTCTGCTCCTTCCTCGGTGGATTGGAGCAGCGACAAGAGCTCCTTTGTGGCCCAGTGGGCCCCCCGCATCGACGCCTATCTGGCTGGCTCCCCCCCTGGCGGGCCAAGGCACCACCTTTGCCTCCGCCGCCTGGGACTACGGCGTGGATCCCCGCTGGTCCCCCGCCATCTCCAACACCGAGAGTTCCAAGGGCGCCGTGTGCTTCCGCCCCTACAATGCCTGGGGCTGGGGCAACGCCAGCTGGTCCAGCTGGGAGGAGGCCATTCCCGCCCACGTGGCCGGCTTGGCCCGCGGCTACGGCTACACCATCTCCTGGGAGGCCGCCAAGAAGTATTGCCCGCCCAACGCCGCCCACTGGTACAGCGCCACCCTGGCCGAGATGAACTCCATCTAGCCCGCGCGCCCTTTGGGCTGCACCTGCAGCCCACACCCGGCGCAGCCTGCGTCTCGCAGCCACCTGCGACTCATGCCTCCCGTACATCCCAAGCTACCTGCAGCTTTCAAGCAGCCCCTCCCCGTGCGGAGGGGCTGCTTTCTTTTGGCGCTGAAGCTACGGGGCTAGATGGGCTTGCTGGTTGGGCTGCCAGGCTAGTTATAGTTCGAAGTTTGTCGATACACATTGGTAGGGACGGCGGGGTTTCTCGGCAGCTGACAGGAAAGCTCTCTAGGAAGTGGCAATCTTGGCATAAGAAGCTTTTAGGGTAG